One Halolamina litorea genomic window carries:
- a CDS encoding digeranylgeranylglycerophospholipid reductase, with protein sequence MSDRFDVVVAGAGPAGAQCARDLAQRGYDVVLLELESEDEFPRQSNKSTAGTFPSMMAAFGVPDDVVMNYTDDVVLESPNDHYVQNQPGAVLEFAEFKQWLVADAREKGAEVWFDARVSRPITEDGAAVGVRYNGDEEVYGDIIVDATGPAAPLAKDLGVSDLERGKQAIGVEYELEGVEIDHPDYADLTDSMMLRLDHDLAPGGYSWIFHTGGDEAKVGICYIQNQSHRDHGKDGMGIDDYLQYWMDTDPRFEDAERLEGKVHRGSAHIQMPGELSTDNFMAVGDTVPSIDPLWGEGIHKGMQSGRAAATTADRCLTPEEPDTSAAAMAVYNKLWHSEVAPRMRERLLMTELLYLAPNSRYDKLMADLNATEEETLAKVNAGNVGAMRKLLRLSDVPLLARFARERFSESR encoded by the coding sequence ATGTCCGACCGTTTTGACGTGGTCGTCGCGGGGGCGGGTCCGGCGGGCGCACAGTGTGCCCGAGACCTCGCCCAGCGAGGCTACGACGTCGTCCTCTTGGAACTTGAGTCGGAGGACGAGTTCCCGCGTCAGAGCAACAAGTCGACCGCCGGTACGTTCCCGTCGATGATGGCCGCCTTCGGCGTCCCCGACGACGTGGTGATGAACTACACCGACGACGTGGTGCTTGAGTCACCCAACGACCACTACGTCCAGAACCAGCCCGGTGCCGTCTTGGAGTTCGCCGAGTTCAAACAGTGGCTCGTCGCCGACGCCCGCGAGAAGGGCGCCGAGGTCTGGTTCGACGCCCGCGTCTCCCGACCGATCACCGAGGACGGCGCGGCCGTCGGCGTCCGCTACAACGGCGACGAGGAGGTCTACGGCGACATCATCGTCGACGCCACCGGCCCGGCGGCGCCGCTGGCCAAGGACCTCGGCGTCAGCGACCTCGAACGCGGCAAGCAGGCCATCGGCGTCGAGTACGAACTCGAAGGCGTCGAGATCGACCACCCCGACTACGCCGACCTGACCGACTCGATGATGCTCCGACTCGACCACGACCTCGCGCCCGGCGGCTACTCGTGGATCTTCCACACCGGCGGCGACGAGGCCAAGGTCGGGATCTGCTACATCCAGAACCAGAGCCACCGCGACCACGGCAAGGACGGGATGGGGATCGACGACTACCTCCAGTACTGGATGGACACCGACCCGCGCTTCGAGGACGCCGAACGGCTGGAGGGGAAGGTCCACCGCGGCTCGGCCCACATCCAGATGCCGGGCGAACTCAGCACTGACAACTTCATGGCTGTCGGCGACACCGTCCCCTCTATCGACCCGCTGTGGGGAGAGGGCATCCACAAGGGAATGCAGTCCGGTCGCGCGGCGGCGACGACGGCCGACCGCTGTCTCACGCCCGAGGAGCCCGACACCTCGGCGGCGGCGATGGCGGTGTACAACAAGCTCTGGCACAGCGAAGTCGCCCCGCGGATGCGCGAGCGCCTGCTGATGACCGAACTGCTCTACCTCGCGCCGAACTCCCGCTACGACAAGCTGATGGCGGACCTGAACGCGACCGAGGAGGAGACGCTGGCGAAGGTCAACGCCGGCAACGTCGGCGCGATGCGGAAGCTCCTTCGGCTGAGCGACGTGCCGCTGCTGGCGCGGTTCGCCCGCGAACGCTTCTCCGAGTCGCGCTAG
- a CDS encoding 2-oxoacid:ferredoxin oxidoreductase subunit beta → MSSETRFIDFKSDKQPTWCPGCGDFGTMNGMMKALANTGNDPDNTFVVAGIGCSGKIGTYMHSYALHGVHGRALPVGTGVKMANPDLEVMVAGGDGDGYSIGSGHFIHAVRRNVDMSYVVMDNRIYGLTKGQASPTSREDFETATTPQGPKQPPVNPLALALSAGGTFIAQSFASDAQRHAELVQQAIEHDGFGFVNVFSPCVTFNDTDTYDYFRDNLTDLAETDHDASDFDQAKERILDGDSEYQGVLYQDENSVPYHEAHGVTEDMTEIPDGAPENATDLVREFY, encoded by the coding sequence ATGAGCAGCGAGACTCGATTCATCGACTTCAAATCCGACAAGCAGCCCACCTGGTGTCCCGGATGCGGTGACTTCGGGACGATGAACGGCATGATGAAGGCGCTGGCGAACACGGGCAACGACCCCGACAACACGTTCGTCGTCGCCGGCATCGGCTGTTCGGGCAAGATCGGCACGTACATGCACAGCTACGCGCTCCACGGCGTTCACGGCCGGGCGCTACCGGTCGGCACGGGCGTGAAGATGGCCAACCCCGACCTCGAAGTGATGGTCGCCGGCGGCGACGGCGACGGCTACTCGATCGGGTCGGGCCACTTCATCCACGCAGTGCGCCGGAACGTCGACATGAGCTACGTCGTGATGGACAACCGCATCTACGGGCTCACCAAGGGCCAGGCCTCGCCGACGAGCCGCGAGGACTTCGAGACGGCGACGACGCCCCAGGGGCCCAAGCAGCCGCCGGTCAACCCCCTCGCCCTGGCGCTCTCCGCGGGTGGAACCTTCATCGCCCAGTCGTTCGCCTCCGACGCCCAGCGCCACGCCGAACTGGTCCAGCAGGCCATCGAGCACGACGGCTTCGGCTTCGTCAACGTGTTCTCGCCGTGTGTCACGTTCAACGACACGGACACGTACGACTACTTCCGCGACAACCTCACGGACCTCGCGGAGACCGACCACGACGCGAGCGACTTCGACCAGGCCAAAGAGCGCATCCTCGACGGCGACAGCGAGTACCAGGGCGTGCTCTACCAGGACGAGAACTCGGTTCCCTACCACGAGGCCCACGGCGTCACCGAGGACATGACCGAGATCCCCGACGGCGCCCCCGAGAACGCCACGGACCTCGTTCGGGAGTTCTACTGA